TAGAACTTCCAGATTCTGCGcttgatgaatcatgtcaggcaccctttaaatgttcatttatccatttcatttatcatttatatgcatttcatattgttttatgcatgtcaaactataaaaatgaataaCTATTGGCTTGGAATAGATTGACTggctttacattatttcttatgggaaaaaattgatttggttaacaGTCAGTCGgatcttctggaacaaattaaagaCGCTAACCAAGGATTTACTTACCTTTAGCAGTTGTAGCCCGCTTTGTCTTAAGTGGGGCAGGTTCTACAAAGAGACGTATTagctgtattattgttattacagtggaacccacTAATGTCGACCAAATCCTCCAGTCCTGCTCCACGTGTTAATAAAAAGTACCCGCTTACGCCGACATccacatacgtatgtacatggTTGACCGCTTTGGTCTATCTATGGAAAATGGGTGTTGTTTTATGTCTACGTTTTGTTGTGAAGTatttcatttcatcattattGCTAAGCATTATCaatagggatgtccaataataaTCAGTACCGAATTCTctgcccgatatcagcataaaaatgggatattagttgatatcggtattggatttATTtccccaatcattcattcattttctaccgcttatcctcatgaggctcacgggggtgctggagcctatctcagctgtcttcgggcgagaggcggggtacaccctggactggtcgacagcaaatcacaaacaaccattcacactcacattcatacctatggacaatttggagtcaccaattaacctagcatgtttttggaatgtgggaggaaaccggagtacccggagaaaacccacgcatgcactggcgattgaactcgggtctcctagctgtgaggtctgcgcactaaccactcgaccgccacgATCATGAAAATTGATACATGACATATACACAGGAGATATGTTACACGTATCGGAATTTGAGAGTtcgacaatatcggcatattggccaatatcggacatcactAATAAGAATGCAACTAAATTGCCACAGACTAGGGTATAAAAAAATCGTCTGAAAATACAAGAATCCAATGTGCAAATGTGAACAGGTTGATAAAATTCTTTATCATCACCTATTATTCTCCTTTTGTGTCTGGCCAAAGTCGCAAGTACACACAATGGCTCGTTTTGGTTACATTGGCAAGCACTTATAATCTGAAGAGCGTGGACTTAAACGGGTTTCACTGTATTTCAGCTGTAAAGAAATGAATATAGTAGGAATAACATCTTACCTATTTTTGTTACAACTGCTTTTGGCTTCAGTTGGACGTCTTCTACTGCTAAGAAGTACATATTGTATCATTGCTCCACTCACGTTTCTCTTAGATTCATCTTCAATATGCGGCATACGTACAAGTCTTAGGCGAAACGTCCTGGGCTTTCTTGGTTGGCCTtgtaacaactgcaatcaaatgtacataaagtatgttttggttgCATTTAAACTGtccaaaaaagaaagaagacatGTCACTGACCTCTCTTCATTGGTACTATTTTGACTCTTTCTTTCAGCAAAGAGGCGTTTCTTGACGGACCTTCTTGTTCtggcaacacaacaacaaatacaCTTTTCTATACTTCTTTGATTTTAATGACATCAACAAGGCCGTACCTTTTTTCGTGATGACAGGTTGGAGCTTCTCCTTTGGAGGAGCTgcataaaaaacacaacaacttgTAGTTTCATTTTATTCCAGTGTTATTACAGCAAAGCAGCGGGGGGGGTGGCATTGTTGCCAACTTAATTACTTTGTCGCTATATTTAGCAAGTAATCAGACCCCATAGATCAAGGGTATCTAAAGTGCGGCCCGTggcaaaaagtcaaattaaagaaaaataaaacagagcAGATCAAAACAGAGAAGATCAAAATCAAAACTATTggaataataaagtcataacattcagagtaaaaatagcaaaaagttgaaatattaaagattaaaatatataatattttgaaaagtatATAAGGTTGAgtaaaagttggaatattacaatAGTGAagttaaatgttatttaaatttattttaaatttaaattacataatattattaatagtacaaaaaaagagaagacaattgaaatattttttacaattaaaagaaaaagcaagcaaaaaaagtacaatataaaatatataaaaaatacaaaatacaaaaaaatacaatataaaaaatataaagagTAAAAGTTCATACTTTGTCGCAgataacacaaagctgagatgcaggctgatatttctttaaatatataaaaaaatcccCTCATTGCATATTCATATGGTTTGGTTTAGAAAATGTAACCCtcacatcctttgatttttcagtatgcagctcaccatggaaaaagtttggacaccccctgctTTGGatattctttgtttttcaaaaatatcaaCTAGCGATAAATTTAGTGAAAAGACTTTTGGGGAGTCTGACATGGAAGAACATACTACAGCTCTGCTTCACCATGGAGGAGATGCTGCTGTGGGCCCCTCCCTCATCGACAAGCACACACAGGCGGCTCGTCTTGTTTGTGTagcaacaaaataacatttcattTGGAGTTCTGAACCTTTCATGTTTTCTACTCACTTTTTTCAAATGCGTGACAGCCAATTACTGTATGCAAATTCGCTTAAGTCATTTCCCCCAAATGTGCAACCCACCATGCCACTAATAGAATGTAGTCCAGTGTAAATATTCCTGTGTTTACCTTTCTTGGCAGGAGTTATTCCAACCTTCTCctttggtgcctctgtgttacAAAATAGCACAATATTAGCTTAAATGAAGCTTATTATGTATtgattactatattactatattgctGTATGATCTTTTACATAGCGAAGTAAAAgctaaacaaaaacatttctttcatataatttattttgtataatatagtacagtataatAACCGGTCACAAAATAATGATATGTatgaacaaatatattttagtattaataaaaaaaacatctatacCTTTCTTAGTAGCTTCTGCTTTGGCTGTTGCTTTAGGAACCTGTGGGGCctctaagaaaaaaattataataattagttTGATCAATTAATAGATACCGGTGTCCCTCGCCACATGGCGTTTCAAATTTTGctgcttcactctatcacagtttttcaaagatatattaattaataaatcatggttgaatacagcctattattcgtaaacacacatgcatattgAAACTAATTTTACGTATGTTTGCCTAAAGaaggcattttcaagcataaaaatggctaattgaagtaaaatacaaatattagccATGAAATATTGAATTAATGATGCATGTAGTACTCTAtgttggtcactaggtgtcagtaattattcagtgagacaagcaccagacttgatcaccggaacaacaggcttttattgcaggtttatcCTACAACAGACATAATGAGAAGAacataatcaaaataataatccagGACAAattaaactcaactctgaaccccccgacatcacttcctgactatttattgcaacacacacagtttacatagttttatttatgtctgaaGTGGCTTCTTTTCTCTAGTTACtctattgcaggggtctcaaactcgcggcccgcgggccacatgcggcccacaagacgctagtttgaggcccccaccttgataccaaagtttaatgttgaaatgacagcttaaagctgtgtgcacaccggatacaattaacatgattttgccccgcccatactgttaccctaccctgttaccccgccctgttttgtttggattagcaatgaagctaaaggcttatgacgctgggtacaaataaatgcaggaaatgatttggaataaaagggaaaatacacgtcaagataaagcatctcatcaaacatgttgttaaagttaccacgctgctcccagatggaactgagtaccatgctaacttgctaattgggtcaaatgatgaagtttcattcatgttcatgttaaaggttaaataactgttaatactgtacatttgaatctgaaaaaaatcatttctctaccaactgtatgtggtttcttacgtttttcttatttgctattttattattaatttaccgattgattgatttattgtctttcttctcaacttgtttatttatttatttttatcttattttgtgtatagaaaaataaaattgagatatttgagaacagtggaatgttttatcagatattttggtgtggaaaaccggaaccaaagtactgaaaaagtgtagggtatagcagaagcattgaagatagtttttttttatagattttttttcccagtttttaataaatgcgttttggtttttttttttgaaaacctgatgcggccggcttcacccagaacctagctccggtggccgccaggtaaattgagtttgagaccccctgctcTATTGAATATAAAGggataggggtgttatttcatgtctagagggctctaataatgttagaaaaccTATGTGGAAgatgctatgaaaatattccatttctaaataaggaatcctatttggTGATCACGCACAGGTCTGCTACCAATTCACCGTGACAAccgagggattattgtactgtacatgGACATGAGTATGGTTATATGGTTATGTACCTGTTTTGGTTACATTCTTATGTTCCTTTTTCAAGATGGGGGCGACTTGCTTTTTGGACACTCTCAGCAGCCTTAGTGGTCTCTTGGGCTCATCAGCTGAAAAGGTGGACTAAAGTAAATACTCTTATATATAGTAGATGGTGTTTATTTACCAGTCATTTTAATGACGGTCCTCCCATTTAGTGACTGGTTTTCTCACCTGCTTTTGTCGCATTAACATGTTCCTTCTTCAAAATGGATGCTCTGGTGGTCTTCTCGATCTTTATGGTTCTTGCGGCTTGaatagaagaagaggaagaacttTATACAGTACCTGCAGTGTGTACAGAATGTCCAACATGAATTCATACCTGTCTTCACAGGTTCTTCTTTAGCAGTCTTCTTATCCTCTTTGTCCTTTTTGACAGAGGtccttgttttgtctttggtgACCACTTTATGTTCTTTAGAGACCACCCTCGGTTCATCGTCTTTATCTTCCTTCTTGGATGGTTTCATAACgtccttttcttcctttaaGGGTTCCTTTGGTTCTTGTTTAGAGGCCTTCTTGGCTTCTTTGGAAACAATGTCCTTCTTGCTATCATTTTctggttgttttgtttctttgatCTTCAGTCCTTTGTCTTCTTTGGTCTTCTCTGGTGTTTCTTCTGGCTGGTCTTTTGAAGCAGCAGCAGTTTCGTCCTTCTCTTCTCTGAGATGCCTTCTGACAAATCCATGAGTCCTGAGAGGTGTCGTAGGCGCTGTCGCTGGTTCTGCAGCTTCTTTGAGGATCTTTCTTGATACTTTCTTTGTTTCACTGGCTTTTTCTTCCTTTAATGGCTTCCCTGGGATTTCCTTCTTCTCTGTAGGCATCTTCTCTTCAGGTTCTTTCTTCTCTTTGTCTTCCTCGTCCTGCTTGGAAGGTTTGGTCAGTTTCTTCTCTACTGAGAGCTGTCTAACTTCTTTAGATGGTCTCCTTAATTCTTTCCTAGTGGAAGGTTTCGTCTCCTCCACTTTATCTTTATCATCTTCTTTGAGGGGTGTGTTTGGTCCTTTGAAGGGAATCTTCTCCTTTGCTTTAAGACTTTCCTTCTCTTCTTTGGGTGGAATCTTCTCTTCTTTTGTAGGTTTCTTCTCTTCCTTGGGTGGACTCTTATCCTTTGCTTTAAGACTTTCCTTCTCTTCTTTGGGTGGAATCTTATCCTTTTCTTTCAGAGGCTTCTTCTCTTCTTTCGGTAGAATTTTCTCCTTTACTTTAGAAGGTTTCGTGTCGTCAATGAGAGGAatcttctcctcttctttcGAAGATTTCTTCTGTTCTTTGGGTGGAATCATCTCCTTTTCTCTAGAAGGTTTCTTCTCTTCTTTGGGTGCAATCTTCTCTTCTTTCGTAGGTTTCTTCTCTTCTTTGAGGGGAATCCTCTCCTTTTCTTTCAAAAGTTTCTTCTCTTCTTTGTGTGGAATCATCTCCTTTTCTCTAGAAGGTTTCTTCTCTTTTTTGGCTGCAatcttctcctcttctttcGTAGGTTTCTTCTCTTCTTTGAGGGGAATCCTCTCCCTTTCTTTCAAAGGTTTCTTCCCTTCATTGAGGGGAATCCTTTCCTCTTCTTTAGAAGGTTTCTTCTCTTCTTTGGGTGGAATCATCTCCTTTTCTCTAGAAGGTTTCTTCTCTTCTTTGGGTGCAatcttctcctcttctttcGTAGGTTTCTTTTCTTTGGATGGAATCTTCTCCTTTTCTTTCAAAGGTTTCTTGTCTTCTTTGAGTGGaattctctcttcttcttttgaaGGTTTCTCCTCTTCTTTGGGTGAAATCTTCTCCTTTTCTTTAAGATGTTTCTTCTCTTCATTGGATGGAATCTTCTCCTTTTCTTTTGAAGgttttttctcttctttgaGTGGaatcctctcctcctcttctgacggtttcttattttttttgagtggaattctctctttttcttttgAAGGTTTCTTCTCTTCTTTGGACGGAATCCTCTCTTCTGCTTTAGGAGGTTTCTTCTCTTCTTTGGGTGGaattttctctttttctttaaGAAGTTTCTTCTCTTCTGTGAATGGAATCCTCTCTTCTTTTGAAGGTTTCTTCTCTTCTTTGAGTGGaattctctcttcttctttcaaAGGTTTCTTCTCTTTTTTGGGTGGAATCTTCTCCTTTTCTTTAAGAGGTTTCTTCCCTTCTTTGGTTAAAATCTTCTCCTCTTCTTTAGCAGGTTTCTTCTCTTCTTTCACCTGAGATGGTTTCTTGTATTCTTTCTCTACTCGAGTTGTTTCTTTTAAGAGAGATCTCTTGACTTCTTCATGAGGCTTCTTTTCCTCTTTCTCCAGAGTGGAGGCCTTTGTGTCTTCTGTCTTTAGTTTCTCTTCTTTAAGGTGTTTCCTGGTgtcctcctccttttctttgGTGAGCTCTTTTATGTGTTTGTCTTGTATGGGAGGTTTCTTGAGATCTTCTTTATCATCTTTGGAAGGTCTTCTGATGAGGTCTTCCTCTTTTTCATGAGGTTTCTTCAGTTCTCTCTCGTCTTTGGATGCTGTCTTTGGTTTTGTGTCATCTTCTTCTGTAAGTTGTTTGGCTTCTGCTTTTAAAAGTCTTGTGATGAATATATCCCGCTTGGCGTCTCTCTTGATTTTGGTACCTTTGAGGTCTTGTGGTTTCTTTGGTTCCGATGAAGAGACATTTGTTTCTCTTGCTGGTTTGAAAGGTTTAGTCATTTTTTTGGGAATTATCTTGactttgatttcttttttgGGATGTTCTTTTATGACTTTCTCTACTCCCACAGCTTTCTTGACTTCTCCTAAAGGAAGCTTCTTGTCGTCTTTACCGTCTGTTGATGGTATGACAAGTTTCTTAATTTGTTTCTCCACTTTGGGAGGCTTCTGGACTTGGATTTCTTCTTTGGGATGATCTTTTAtgactttctctctctctttcttgaCCTCTCCGAGGGGAAGCTTCTTGTCGTCTTTACCGTCTGTTGATGGTTTGAGTTTCCTGACACGTTTCTCCTCTTTTGGAGGTTTTCTgacttttatttcttctttgggacgttcctttgtgatgttcTCTTCTTTGAGAGCTTTTTGGACTTCTAAAGGAAGTTTCTTGGCTTCTCTAACATCTCTTGATTGTTTTTTGCCCTCTTCTTTGAGTAATCTCTTGATGGCTCTCAGTTTTCTGTGAGGTTTCCTAATGTCGCTCACCTCTTTGATGTCTTCCTGAGGTGTTTCCTCATCCGCCTCCTCTTCTTCAAGTGGTTTTCTGACCTCTTTCTTGAATTCTTCTTTGGGGGGTTCTTCAGCTTTTTCTTGTTGTATGGGAGATTTCCTGACCTCTTTGGCTTCTTCTTTGGATGGTTCCCCGACCTCTCGTTGTTCTTTAGGAGGTTTCTTGACCTCTTCCTTGGCTTTAATTATTTTCTTGTCTTCTTTTACCTTCTGGTCTATCTTGTCTTTAGGCGTTTCTGTGgcctctttctcttctttcaAAGCTTTCATGATTTCCTTCTCCTTTATGGAAGGTTCTTTGAGAGATTTTTCGACCTCTTTCTTGTCAAGTTTAAGTTCCTtttctttgtcttgttttttcaaGAGATGTTCCTTCTCTCTTTTCTCCTCTTTGGTAGGTTTCTTCAGAGCAATTGGAGACTTTCTGTCATCGGTGGTTGTTCTCTTCATTCCCAGCTTCTTAACTCTGGAGACCGCCACCACAgaaggtgtttttattttctctttgatGGACTTTGCTTCAACTTTGGGCTCCTTTGTTGGCTTCTTCCTCAAGGTTTCTTCTGAAAGCACATGACA
The sequence above is drawn from the Doryrhamphus excisus isolate RoL2022-K1 chromosome 13, RoL_Dexc_1.0, whole genome shotgun sequence genome and encodes:
- the si:ch211-266g18.10 gene encoding titin isoform X28 yields the protein MFDFVEYKAVPDIQHIMSDPVQAMHDAVEEVSNLVNKFQECAPDLSDPMSAAAYAVEEIAEAKDGFVQYLSDDEGNFYLSYVDPVVFGRRLFHSADECVCGVVASARDTLCAAVDATLDTISYINTGRIDLSFMDPVLIGRDVFSSINDFVCGLMASIQQFLCRILDSLLDLIKGIVDISILDPMAFGRNVISVTNTTVTKLTDSIQEVMDTCIDSLKNTVKGTTDLNFIDPVVMGRKVFNVINKLVSGTAANLQDLLCSIVDVILDALKDIQEVVAFSPSAVLKRTGEIIAEQYQMLVGAISASLIGEQGILPDVTFNPMKVMEDAMLELTDKKDLFVAYMSSMIVGDQGESLATPAVSVISEKDESVPSRSDRHMVRRKGQFLPPYVKVADMMIAVKDTEEASQEASASPGQEKEEEETGQDEDEQDKEDVKVEKEGTEEEMNEETDKEVVMEEEEEEETKDAQVLLVELEAITLDEKQEEEEEEEMTHIHETTIDEEEDEATHLDETTLDEEEDEEATHLDETTLDEEEEEETTAFDAEGEEADTTEDDEETTTVDEDEEAETTDEDEEEDTTQDKEDEEDEATTEDNNEEETTLGEEVGEADTIEEDEETIIVDTTDEEEVEEDTTLEEEKDEEATAEDDNEEGEETTSQDEEGEETTLEEEGTEGAEADTTEEDEETITIDEEEEEEEEDEETTTEDDNEEEEEETPPEDDEGEEEPTGIDIEVAITTEHHQGEETTIIVDEEEEDEEDDLTTKDDDEEAKTTPVDEEEEDDEDTITVDEDEEEEAETTPVDDDDDEEEEITTQDEEEEETPLDDSMEEETTTEEEEKEEATIAEEEEQEEEEEEATTEDDEQEEEILTTDEDEESTAISDDQNEEEPIITEVEDREEEENKKKSFITDDEKDQDEDEVEPSFHKVDIELTSAESNPRPTSDDDNDIDKEAQSLSAVNDQNKYGDTTDDADENNNNSESGKVEPKGRRRLHKHLSKHNKVVEEAGKREALEEVKVRLKDLLKDEKKDAKLEKSIKNKAREEKPKETKAAKPTMDKSKEETLRKKPTKEPKVEAKSIKEKIKTPSVVAVSRVKKLGMKRTTTDDRKSPIALKKPTKEEKREKEHLLKKQDKEKELKLDKKEVEKSLKEPSIKEKEIMKALKEEKEATETPKDKIDQKVKEDKKIIKAKEEVKKPPKEQREVGEPSKEEAKEVRKSPIQQEKAEEPPKEEFKKEVRKPLEEEEADEETPQEDIKEVSDIRKPHRKLRAIKRLLKEEGKKQSRDVREAKKLPLEVQKALKEENITKERPKEEIKVRKPPKEEKRVRKLKPSTDGKDDKKLPLGEVKKEREKVIKDHPKEEIQVQKPPKVEKQIKKLVIPSTDGKDDKKLPLGEVKKAVGVEKVIKEHPKKEIKVKIIPKKMTKPFKPARETNVSSSEPKKPQDLKGTKIKRDAKRDIFITRLLKAEAKQLTEEDDTKPKTASKDERELKKPHEKEEDLIRRPSKDDKEDLKKPPIQDKHIKELTKEKEEDTRKHLKEEKLKTEDTKASTLEKEEKKPHEEVKRSLLKETTRVEKEYKKPSQVKEEKKPAKEEEKILTKEGKKPLKEKEKIPPKKEKKPLKEEERIPLKEEKKPSKEERIPFTEEKKLLKEKEKIPPKEEKKPPKAEERIPSKEEKKPSKEKERIPLKKNKKPSEEEERIPLKEEKKPSKEKEKIPSNEEKKHLKEKEKISPKEEEKPSKEEERIPLKEDKKPLKEKEKIPSKEKKPTKEEEKIAPKEEKKPSREKEMIPPKEEKKPSKEEERIPLNEGKKPLKERERIPLKEEKKPTKEEEKIAAKKEKKPSREKEMIPHKEEKKLLKEKERIPLKEEKKPTKEEKIAPKEEKKPSREKEMIPPKEQKKSSKEEEKIPLIDDTKPSKVKEKILPKEEKKPLKEKDKIPPKEEKESLKAKDKSPPKEEKKPTKEEKIPPKEEKESLKAKEKIPFKGPNTPLKEDDKDKVEETKPSTRKELRRPSKEVRQLSVEKKLTKPSKQDEEDKEKKEPEEKMPTEKKEIPGKPLKEEKASETKKVSRKILKEAAEPATAPTTPLRTHGFVRRHLREEKDETAAASKDQPEETPEKTKEDKGLKIKETKQPENDSKKDIVSKEAKKASKQEPKEPLKEEKDVMKPSKKEDKDDEPRVVSKEHKVVTKDKTRTSVKKDKEDKKTAKEEPVKTAARTIKIEKTTRASILKKEHVNATKAADEPKRPLRLLRVSKKQVAPILKKEHKNVTKTEAPQVPKATAKAEATKKEAPKEKVGITPAKKAPPKEKLQPVITKKEQEGPSRNASLLKERVKIVPMKRVVTRPTKKAQDVSPKTSVEDVQLKPKAVVTKIEPAPLKTKRATTAKGVHNSIQRPENTCHRNPIGLTQCTNNTPYYAVAAHKNASLTKEKVKVVPLKKADATKEKTNTAEEKKVSSEAEADAKREKATSLLKTKKQEASKENVKPAAKKKVEAELAKEAKAAAAKKAEAELAKEAKAAAAKKEAELAKEAKAAAAAKKEADLAKEAKAAAAVKKAEKKTAKDEKPKEDRVLKEIQEPVKKNKSAKEEKAKADSEEYLMEDDMPYFQCFFVDEDEAQFPFYAFSPLQI
- the si:ch211-266g18.10 gene encoding trichohyalin isoform X29 is translated as MADGAKTTSASGCDGAPAGSVKSKACVVLNKLRVSVELLIALAALLSWLVVGVVMFDFVEYKAVPDIQHIMSDPVQAMHDAVEEVSNLVNKFQECAPDLSDPMSAAAYAVEEIAEAKDGFVQYLSDDEGNFYLSYVDPVVFGRRLFHSADECVCGVVASARDTLCAAVDATLDTISYINTGRIDLSFMDPVLIGRDVFSSINDFVCGLMASIQQFLCRILDSLLDLIKGIVDISILDPMAFGRNVISVTNTTVTKLTDSIQEVMDTCIDSLKNTVKGTTDLNFIDPVVMGRKVFNVINKLVSGTAANLQDLLCSIVDVILDALKDIQEVVAFSPSAVLKRTGEIIAEQYQMLVGAISASLIGEQGILPDVTFNPMKVMEDAMLELTDKKDLFVAYMSSMIVGDQGESLATPAVSVISEKDESVPSRSDRHMVRRKGQFLPPYVKVADMMIAVKDTEEASQEASASPGQEKEEEETGQDEDEQDKEDVKVEKEGTEEEMNEETDKEVVMEEEEEEETKDAQVLLVELEAITLDEKQEEEEEEEMTHIHETTIDEEEDEATHLDETTLDEEEDEEATHLDETTLDEEEEEETTAFDAEGEEADTTEDDEETTTVDEDEEAETTDEDEEEDTTQDKEDEEDEATTEDNNEEETTLGEEVGEADTIEEDEETIIVDTTDEEEVEEDTTLEEEKDEEATAEDDNEEGEETTSQDEEGEETTLEEEGTEGAEADTTEEDEETITIDEEEEEEEEDEETTTEDDNEEEEEETPPEDDEGEEEPTGIDIEVAITTEHHQGEETTIIVDEEEEDEEDDLTTKDDDEEAKTTPVDEEEEDDEDTITVDEDEEEEAETTPVDDDDDEEEEITTQDEEEEETPLDDSMEEETTTEEEEKEEATIAEEEEQEEEEEEATTEDDEQEEEILTTDEDEESTAISDDQNEEEPIITEVEDREEEENKKKSFITDDEKDQDEDEVEPSFHKVDIELTSAESNPRPTSDDDNDIDKEAQSLSAVNDQNKYGDTTDDADENNNNSESGKVEPKGRRRLHKHLSKHNKEETLRKKPTKEPKVEAKSIKEKIKTPSVVAVSRVKKLGMKRTTTDDRKSPIALKKPTKEEKREKEHLLKKQDKEKELKLDKKEVEKSLKEPSIKEKEIMKALKEEKEATETPKDKIDQKVKEDKKIIKAKEEVKKPPKEQREVGEPSKEEAKEVRKSPIQQEKAEEPPKEEFKKEVRKPLEEEEADEETPQEDIKEVSDIRKPHRKLRAIKRLLKEEGKKQSRDVREAKKLPLEVQKALKEENITKERPKEEIKVRKPPKEEKRVRKLKPSTDGKDDKKLPLGEVKKEREKVIKDHPKEEIQVQKPPKVEKQIKKLVIPSTDGKDDKKLPLGEVKKAVGVEKVIKEHPKKEIKVKIIPKKMTKPFKPARETNVSSSEPKKPQDLKGTKIKRDAKRDIFITRLLKAEAKQLTEEDDTKPKTASKDERELKKPHEKEEDLIRRPSKDDKEDLKKPPIQDKHIKELTKEKEEDTRKHLKEEKLKTEDTKASTLEKEEKKPHEEVKRSLLKETTRVEKEYKKPSQVKEEKKPAKEEEKILTKEGKKPLKEKEKIPPKKEKKPLKEEERIPLKEEKKPSKEERIPFTEEKKLLKEKEKIPPKEEKKPPKAEERIPSKEEKKPSKEKERIPLKKNKKPSEEEERIPLKEEKKPSKEKEKIPSNEEKKHLKEKEKISPKEEEKPSKEEERIPLKEDKKPLKEKEKIPSKEKKPTKEEEKIAPKEEKKPSREKEMIPPKEEKKPSKEEERIPLNEGKKPLKERERIPLKEEKKPTKEEEKIAAKKEKKPSREKEMIPHKEEKKLLKEKERIPLKEEKKPTKEEKIAPKEEKKPSREKEMIPPKEQKKSSKEEEKIPLIDDTKPSKVKEKILPKEEKKPLKEKDKIPPKEEKESLKAKDKSPPKEEKKPTKEEKIPPKEEKESLKAKEKIPFKGPNTPLKEDDKDKVEETKPSTRKELRRPSKEVRQLSVEKKLTKPSKQDEEDKEKKEPEEKMPTEKKEIPGKPLKEEKASETKKVSRKILKEAAEPATAPTTPLRTHGFVRRHLREEKDETAAASKDQPEETPEKTKEDKGLKIKETKQPENDSKKDIVSKEAKKASKQEPKEPLKEEKDVMKPSKKEDKDDEPRVVSKEHKVVTKDKTRTSVKKDKEDKKTAKEEPVKTAARTIKIEKTTRASILKKEHVNATKAADEPKRPLRLLRVSKKQVAPILKKEHKNVTKTEAPQVPKATAKAEATKKEAPKEKVGITPAKKAPPKEKLQPVITKKEQEGPSRNASLLKERVKIVPMKRVVTRPTKKAQDVSPKTSVEDVQLKPKAVVTKIEPAPLKTKRATTAKGVHNSIQRPENTCHRNPIGLTQCTNNTPYYAVAAHKNASLTKEKVKVVPLKKADATKEKTNTAEEKKVSSEAEADAKREKATSLLKTKKQEASKENVKPAAKKKVEAELAKEAKAAAAKKAEAELAKEAKAAAAKKEAELAKEAKAAAAAKKEADLAKEAKAAAAVKKAEKKTAKDEKPKEDRVLKEIQEPVKKNKSAKEEKAKADSEEYLMEDDMPYFQCFFVDEDEAQFPFYAFSPLQI